In Nostoc sp. UHCC 0926, a single genomic region encodes these proteins:
- a CDS encoding tellurite resistance TerB family protein, with the protein MSKRKLPKGRSTSSVALEPEVAIAVIGLFSAAADGDGITLEEQYGLSKMLGSVSQFEDYSDEDYEELTEKVASLLEEEEPQVLIEQAIASLPNKGYREAAYITAILVVGIDEEVPETEQDYISELQEALKISDKRAQELIDEVFGADEEEEEEGEEEGEEEGEEEGEEEEEEEEE; encoded by the coding sequence ATGTCTAAACGCAAGTTGCCCAAAGGACGTAGCACCAGTTCAGTTGCTCTAGAACCAGAAGTTGCGATCGCAGTTATTGGACTCTTTTCCGCAGCTGCTGATGGTGATGGTATAACCCTAGAAGAACAATACGGTTTGAGTAAAATGTTGGGTAGTGTTTCCCAATTTGAAGATTACTCTGATGAAGACTATGAAGAGTTGACTGAGAAAGTCGCCAGCTTGCTAGAAGAAGAAGAACCTCAAGTTTTAATCGAGCAGGCGATCGCATCCCTACCGAATAAAGGTTATCGCGAAGCTGCATACATCACCGCTATCTTGGTGGTAGGGATTGATGAGGAAGTACCCGAAACTGAACAAGATTATATCTCTGAGCTTCAGGAAGCCTTGAAGATTTCAGACAAGCGAGCACAAGAACTGATAGACGAAGTATTCGGGGCAGATGAGGAGGAAGAGGAAGAAGGAGAGGAAGAAGGAGAGGAAGAAGGAGAGGAAGAAGGAGAGGAAGAAGAAGAAGAAGAGGAAGAATAG